The Desulfovibrio sp. genome has a window encoding:
- a CDS encoding glycosyltransferase family 4 protein: MRIAISCRSLEYASGGVKEYLVSLLSELLRLDTTNTYVLFHSQVQYFGSFPGAEEVSLYSSNRLIFDWLKLPGALAAHGIDVAFFPSSNMPPRVPCKAVAAMMDLGYFHGRYRMYKLADTLYMKRAMAYTARRADRLLAISEHTKKDLTGILGVPPEKVTVTHLAADDLYRTPVADEEILRFRKRHGLLRPYFLYTGNISPRKNLKLLLEAFAQVKDRVDADLVVTGGLSWSDSWTKWVRGLGIEDRVRRLGYVERQDMPVLYASAMSYVFPSLFEGFGLPVLEAQAVGVPVICSNATSLPEVAGDSALMVDPADADGLARALEQVANDVGLRQRLSDKGRENVRRFSWRETAQKTLEVFEQAYKA, from the coding sequence ATGCGCATCGCAATCAGCTGCCGCAGCCTGGAATACGCCTCGGGCGGCGTGAAGGAATACCTGGTCAGCCTACTGAGCGAGCTTCTTCGCTTAGACACCACAAACACCTACGTGCTGTTCCACTCCCAGGTGCAGTACTTCGGCTCCTTCCCCGGGGCCGAGGAAGTGTCTCTGTACTCTTCGAACCGCTTGATTTTCGACTGGCTCAAACTGCCCGGCGCGCTTGCCGCCCACGGCATCGACGTGGCCTTCTTCCCCTCCTCCAACATGCCGCCGCGCGTGCCCTGCAAGGCCGTTGCCGCCATGATGGACCTGGGCTACTTCCATGGCCGCTACCGCATGTACAAGCTCGCGGACACCCTCTACATGAAGCGGGCCATGGCCTACACCGCGCGCCGGGCGGACAGGCTCCTGGCCATCTCCGAACACACCAAGAAGGACCTGACCGGCATCCTGGGGGTTCCTCCAGAGAAAGTTACCGTCACCCACCTGGCCGCGGACGATCTGTACCGCACGCCAGTGGCGGACGAAGAGATCCTGCGCTTTCGCAAGCGCCACGGGCTTTTGCGCCCGTATTTTCTCTACACGGGCAACATCTCGCCCCGCAAAAATCTTAAGCTCCTGCTTGAGGCCTTCGCCCAGGTGAAGGACCGCGTGGACGCGGACCTGGTGGTCACGGGCGGGCTCTCCTGGAGCGACTCCTGGACCAAATGGGTGCGCGGGCTTGGCATCGAGGACCGGGTGCGCCGGTTGGGCTATGTGGAGCGCCAGGACATGCCCGTGCTCTACGCCTCGGCCATGTCGTACGTTTTCCCGTCGCTCTTCGAAGGGTTCGGCCTGCCTGTGCTTGAAGCCCAGGCCGTGGGTGTTCCCGTCATCTGCTCCAACGCCACCAGCCTGCCCGAGGTGGCCGGGGACAGCGCCCTGATGGTGGACCCGGCCGATGCGGACGGACTGGCCCGAGCGCTCGAACAGGTGGCGAACGACGTCGGGCTCAGGCAAAGATTGTCGGACAAGGGGCGCGAAAACGTGCGGCGCTTCTCCTGGCGGGAAACGGCCCAAAAGACTCTCGAGGTCTTTGAACAGGCGTACAAGGCGTGA